One stretch of Streptococcus australis DNA includes these proteins:
- the vex3 gene encoding ABC transporter permease subunit Vex3 → MLHNAFAYVTRKFFKSIVIFLIILLMASLSLVGLSIKGATAKASQETFKNITNSFSMQINRRVNQGTPRGAGNIKGEDIKKITENKAIESYVKRINAIGDLTGYELIETPETKKNLTADRAKRFGSSLMLTGVNDSSKEDKFVSGSYKLVEGEHLTNDDKDKILMHKDLAAKHGWKVGDKVKLDSNVYDADNEKGAKETVEVTIKGLFDGHNKSAVTYSQELYENTAITDIHTAAKLYGYTEDTAIYGDATFFVTADKNLDDVMKELNGISGINWKSYTLVKSSSNYPALEQSISGMYKMANLLFWGSLSFSVLLLALLLSLWINARRKEVGILLSIGLKQTSILGQFITESILIAIPALVSAYFLANYTARAIGNTVLANVTSGVAKQASKAAQASNLGGGAEVDGFSKTLSSLDISIQTSDFIIVFVLALVLVVLVMALASSNLLRKQPKELLLDSE, encoded by the coding sequence ATGTTACACAACGCATTTGCCTATGTTACAAGGAAGTTTTTCAAATCGATTGTTATCTTCCTGATTATTCTCCTCATGGCGAGCTTGAGTTTGGTCGGCTTGTCGATCAAGGGAGCTACTGCCAAGGCTTCTCAGGAGACCTTTAAAAATATCACCAACAGCTTCTCCATGCAAATCAATCGTCGCGTCAATCAAGGAACGCCTCGAGGTGCTGGGAATATCAAGGGTGAGGATATCAAAAAAATTACCGAAAACAAGGCCATCGAGTCTTATGTTAAACGCATCAACGCCATTGGAGATTTGACTGGATATGAGCTCATTGAAACGCCAGAAACCAAGAAAAATCTCACTGCAGACCGTGCCAAACGGTTTGGAAGCAGCTTGATGCTTACAGGTGTCAATGACTCCTCTAAAGAAGATAAGTTTGTCTCTGGTTCGTATAAGCTGGTCGAAGGTGAGCACCTAACCAACGATGACAAGGACAAGATCCTCATGCACAAGGACTTGGCAGCAAAACACGGCTGGAAAGTCGGAGATAAGGTCAAACTAGACTCCAATGTTTACGATGCAGACAATGAAAAAGGTGCCAAGGAAACAGTTGAAGTGACAATCAAGGGACTCTTTGATGGTCACAATAAGTCAGCAGTAACCTACTCACAAGAACTCTACGAAAATACAGCTATCACAGACATTCACACTGCTGCAAAACTTTATGGATACACAGAAGACACAGCTATTTATGGGGATGCAACCTTCTTTGTAACAGCGGACAAGAACTTGGATGATGTCATGAAAGAGTTGAATGGCATTAGTGGTATCAACTGGAAGAGCTACACACTCGTTAAGAGCTCCTCTAACTACCCAGCTCTTGAGCAATCCATCTCTGGTATGTACAAGATGGCTAATCTCCTCTTCTGGGGTAGCTTGAGTTTCTCAGTCCTTCTCCTTGCCCTCTTACTCAGCCTTTGGATCAACGCTCGTCGCAAGGAAGTGGGAATTCTCCTCTCTATCGGTCTCAAGCAGACAAGTATCTTGGGTCAATTCATCACTGAATCGATTTTGATTGCCATCCCTGCTCTTGTTTCTGCTTACTTCCTAGCTAACTACACAGCGCGTGCAATCGGAAACACCGTCCTAGCCAATGTTACTTCAGGTGTTGCCAAGCAAGCCAGCAAGGCAGCTCAAGCCTCTAATCTTGGTGGTGGTGCAGAAGTAGACGGCTTTAGCAAGACCTTGTCGAGCCTAGACATTTCCATTCAGACATCAGACTTTATCATCGTCTTTGTTCTTGCTTTAGTTCTAGTCGTTCTTGTTATGGCGCTTGCTTCAAGCAATCTCCTTAGAAAACAACCAAAAGAACTCTTGCTCGATAGCGAATAA
- the vncR gene encoding response regulator transcription factor VncR: MKVLIVEDEDMIREGVSDYLTDCGYETIQAADGEEALEQFSNYEVALVLLDIQMPKLNGLEVLTEIRKTSQVPVLMLTAFQDEEYKMSAFASLADGYLEKPFSLSLLKVRVDAIFKRYYDTGRIFSYKDTKVDFESYSASLAGEEVAINAKELEILDYLVKNEGRALTRSQIIDAVWKATDEVPFDRVIDVYIKELRKKLDLDCILTVRNVGYKLERK, from the coding sequence ATGAAAGTTTTAATTGTAGAAGATGAGGATATGATCCGTGAAGGAGTCAGTGATTATTTAACGGATTGTGGTTATGAGACTATTCAGGCAGCAGACGGTGAAGAAGCTTTGGAGCAATTTTCAAACTATGAAGTTGCCTTGGTTCTACTGGACATCCAGATGCCAAAACTGAATGGACTGGAAGTTCTGACAGAGATTCGTAAGACTAGCCAGGTCCCTGTTTTAATGTTGACTGCCTTTCAGGATGAAGAATACAAGATGAGTGCCTTTGCTTCGCTAGCAGACGGCTATCTAGAAAAACCCTTCTCCCTCTCCCTTTTAAAAGTGAGAGTAGATGCGATTTTCAAGCGCTACTATGATACGGGGCGAATCTTCTCCTATAAGGATACCAAGGTGGACTTTGAGAGCTACAGTGCAAGCCTAGCAGGTGAGGAAGTGGCCATCAATGCCAAAGAGTTGGAAATTCTGGACTATCTGGTAAAAAATGAAGGCCGGGCCTTGACTCGTTCTCAGATTATCGATGCTGTCTGGAAGGCGACAGATGAGGTTCCCTTTGACCGTGTCATTGATGTTTATATCAAGGAACTGCGGAAAAAGCTAGACTTGGATTGTATCCTCACTGTGCGCAATGTTGGTTATAAATTGGAGCGAAAATGA
- the murT gene encoding lipid II isoglutaminyl synthase subunit MurT — protein MKLKTTLGLLAGRSSHFILSRLGRGSTLPGKVALQFDKDILQNLAKNYEIVVVTGTNGKTLTTALTVGILKEVYGRVLTNPSGANMITGITTTFLTAKSSKTGKNIAVLEIDEASLSRICDYIHPSLFVITNIFRDQMDRYGEIYTTYNMILDAIRKVPTATVLLNGDSPLFYKPAIPNPVEYFGFDLEKGPAKLAHYNTEGILCPDCQGILKYEHNTYANLGAYICENCGCKRPDLDYRLTELVELTNNRSRFVIDGQEYGIQIGGLYNIYNALAAVAIARFLGADSQRIKQGFDKSRAVFGRQETFHIGDKECTLVLIKNPVGATQAIEMIKLAPCPFSLSVLLNANYADGIDTSWIWDADFEQIIDMDIPEINAGGVRHSEIARRLRVTGFPADKITETSNLEQVLKTIENQDCKHAYILATYTAMLEFRELLASRQIVRKEMN, from the coding sequence ATGAAATTAAAAACTACTTTGGGCCTTCTTGCTGGGCGTTCTTCCCACTTCATCTTGAGCCGTCTTGGCCGTGGAAGTACGCTCCCAGGAAAAGTCGCCCTTCAATTTGATAAAGATATTTTACAAAATCTAGCTAAGAACTACGAGATTGTCGTGGTCACTGGAACCAATGGAAAAACCTTAACAACTGCCCTCACTGTCGGCATTTTAAAAGAGGTTTATGGTCGGGTTCTGACCAATCCTAGTGGTGCCAACATGATTACGGGGATTACGACAACCTTCTTGACTGCAAAATCTTCTAAAACTGGGAAAAATATTGCAGTCCTTGAAATTGACGAAGCCAGTCTATCTCGTATCTGTGATTATATCCATCCTAGCCTTTTTGTCATCACTAATATTTTCCGTGACCAGATGGACCGCTATGGTGAGATTTACACGACTTATAACATGATTTTGGATGCCATCCGCAAGGTGCCTACGGCTACTGTTCTCCTCAATGGTGACAGTCCCCTTTTCTACAAGCCAGCTATTCCAAATCCTGTAGAGTATTTTGGTTTTGACTTGGAAAAAGGACCAGCCAAACTAGCTCACTACAATACCGAAGGGATTCTCTGCCCTGACTGTCAAGGCATCCTCAAATATGAGCACAATACCTATGCCAACTTGGGAGCCTATATCTGTGAAAATTGTGGATGTAAACGTCCTGACTTGGACTACCGTCTGACGGAATTGGTTGAGTTGACTAACAATCGCTCTCGCTTTGTGATCGACGGCCAAGAATATGGTATTCAAATCGGTGGACTTTACAACATCTACAATGCCCTTGCTGCGGTTGCCATTGCCCGTTTCCTCGGTGCAGATTCGCAACGAATCAAACAAGGATTTGACAAGAGTCGCGCTGTCTTTGGTCGTCAGGAAACCTTCCATATCGGCGACAAGGAATGTACTCTCGTCTTGATTAAGAATCCAGTCGGTGCAACTCAAGCCATCGAGATGATTAAACTAGCTCCTTGCCCATTTAGCCTTTCTGTCCTTCTCAACGCCAACTATGCTGATGGAATAGATACTAGCTGGATCTGGGATGCAGACTTTGAACAAATCATTGACATGGACATTCCTGAAATCAACGCTGGTGGTGTTCGTCATTCTGAAATCGCTCGCCGTTTACGGGTGACTGGCTTCCCAGCTGATAAAATCACTGAGACAAGCAATCTTGAGCAAGTTCTTAAGACAATTGAGAACCAAGACTGCAAGCATGCCTATATCCTAGCTACCTATACTGCCATGCTGGAATTCCGCGAACTGCTGGCTAGTCGTCAGATTGTTAGAAAGGAGATGAACTAA
- a CDS encoding DEAD/DEAH box helicase: MKFNEFNLSADLLAEIEKAGFVEASPIQEQTIPLALEGKDVIGQAQTGTGKTAAFGLPTLEKIRTEEATIQALVIAPTRELAVQSQEELFRFGRSKGVKVRSVYGGSSIEKQIKALKSGAHIVVGTPGRLLDLIKRKALKLHDIETLILDEADEMLNMGFLEDIEAIISRVPESRQTLLFSATMPDAIKRIGVQFMKEPEHVKIAAKELTTELVDQYYIRVKEQEKFDTMTRLMDVEQPELSIVFGRTKRRVDELTRGLKIRGFRAEGIHGDLDQNKRLRVLRDFKNGNLDVLVATDVAARGLDISGVTHVYNYDIPQDPESYVHRIGRTGRAGKSGQSITFVSPNEMGYLQIIENLTKKRMKGLKPASAEEAFQAKKQVALKKIERDFANEEIRSNFEKFAKDARKLAAEFSPEELAMYILSLTVQDPDSLPEVEIAREKPLPFKPSGNGFAGKAKGGRGGRRGDDRRDRDRRGNGRRDEFKKGSRGNDRFDKDRRYRNKDNKKPRNTSSEKKTGFVIRNKGDK, encoded by the coding sequence GTGAAATTTAATGAATTTAACTTGTCTGCTGATTTGCTAGCAGAGATTGAAAAAGCTGGATTTGTAGAAGCAAGTCCCATCCAAGAACAGACCATTCCATTGGCTCTTGAGGGAAAAGACGTTATCGGTCAAGCTCAGACTGGTACAGGGAAAACCGCAGCCTTTGGCTTGCCAACCCTTGAAAAAATCCGTACAGAAGAAGCAACTATTCAAGCCTTGGTCATCGCTCCAACTCGTGAACTAGCTGTCCAAAGTCAAGAGGAACTCTTCCGCTTTGGTCGTAGTAAGGGAGTCAAAGTCCGCTCAGTATATGGCGGTTCAAGCATTGAGAAACAAATCAAGGCCCTTAAGTCTGGTGCCCACATCGTTGTCGGAACACCAGGCCGTCTCTTGGACTTGATCAAACGCAAGGCTTTGAAATTGCACGATATTGAAACCCTCATCCTTGATGAAGCGGACGAAATGCTCAACATGGGCTTCCTAGAAGACATCGAAGCTATTATCTCTCGTGTCCCTGAAAGTCGTCAAACCTTACTCTTTTCAGCAACAATGCCAGATGCCATCAAACGTATTGGGGTTCAGTTCATGAAAGAACCAGAACATGTCAAGATTGCTGCTAAAGAATTAACCACAGAACTGGTAGATCAGTACTATATCCGTGTCAAGGAACAAGAAAAATTCGACACCATGACCCGTCTCATGGATGTAGAACAACCTGAACTTTCTATTGTATTTGGTCGTACCAAACGCCGTGTGGATGAATTGACTCGTGGACTTAAAATCCGTGGTTTCCGTGCAGAAGGCATTCATGGTGATTTGGACCAAAACAAACGTCTTCGTGTCCTTCGTGATTTCAAAAATGGCAATCTAGATGTCCTCGTAGCAACAGACGTGGCAGCGCGTGGTTTGGATATTTCAGGTGTGACCCATGTCTACAACTACGATATTCCACAAGATCCTGAAAGCTATGTTCACCGTATCGGTCGTACAGGGCGTGCTGGTAAGTCAGGTCAGTCTATTACTTTTGTATCACCAAACGAAATGGGCTATCTCCAAATCATTGAGAACTTGACCAAGAAACGCATGAAAGGTCTCAAACCTGCAAGTGCAGAAGAAGCCTTCCAAGCTAAAAAACAGGTAGCTCTCAAGAAAATCGAACGTGATTTCGCAAATGAAGAAATTCGTTCCAACTTTGAGAAATTTGCTAAAGATGCTCGTAAGTTAGCTGCCGAATTTAGTCCAGAAGAATTGGCTATGTATATCTTGAGTCTGACTGTCCAAGATCCTGACAGCTTACCAGAGGTTGAGATTGCACGTGAAAAACCACTGCCATTTAAACCATCAGGTAATGGCTTTGCTGGCAAAGCTAAGGGAGGTCGTGGAGGCCGTCGTGGGGACGACCGTCGAGACCGTGATCGCCGTGGCAATGGTCGTCGTGATGAATTCAAGAAAGGTAGTCGTGGGAACGATCGTTTTGATAAAGACAGACGTTACCGAAATAAAGACAATAAAAAACCTCGCAACACTTCAAGCGAAAAGAAAACAGGCTTTGTTATTCGTAACAAGGGAGATAAATAG
- a CDS encoding ABC transporter permease, with translation MNPIQRAWAYVSRKRLRSFILFLILLVLLAGISACLTLMKSNKTVETNLYKSLNTSFSIKKIENGQTFKLSDLASVSKIKGLENVSPELETVAKLKDKEAVSGEQSVERDDLSAADKNLVSLTALEDSSKDVTFTSSAFNLKEGRHLQKGDAKKILIHEELAKKNNLSLHDKIGLDAGQSESGKGKTVEFEIVGIFSGKKQEKFTGLSSDFSENQVFTDYESSQTLLGNSEPQVSAARFYVENPKEMDGLMKQVESLALENQGYQVEKENKAFEQIKDSVATFQTFLTIFLYGMLIAGAGALILVLSLWLRERVYEVGILLALGKGKSSIFLQFCLEVVLVSLGALLPSFIAGNAITSYLLQTVLASGDQTTLQDTLAKASGLSTSLLSFAESYVFLLLISCLSVALCFVFLFRKSPKEILSSIS, from the coding sequence ATGAATCCAATCCAAAGAGCTTGGGCTTATGTCAGCAGAAAACGACTGAGAAGTTTTATTTTATTTCTGATTTTATTGGTCCTATTGGCCGGAATTTCAGCCTGTTTGACTCTGATGAAGTCCAACAAAACAGTAGAAACGAATCTTTACAAATCACTCAATACATCTTTTTCTATTAAGAAGATAGAGAATGGTCAGACTTTCAAGTTGTCAGACCTAGCATCCGTGAGCAAAATTAAGGGACTGGAAAATGTCTCTCCTGAACTCGAGACGGTCGCAAAACTGAAAGACAAGGAAGCGGTGAGTGGTGAGCAGAGCGTAGAACGAGATGATTTGTCCGCTGCGGACAAGAATTTGGTCAGCTTAACGGCTCTTGAGGATTCATCCAAGGATGTCACCTTTACCAGTTCGGCTTTCAATCTAAAAGAAGGCCGACACCTTCAAAAAGGGGATGCTAAGAAAATCCTGATCCACGAAGAGTTGGCTAAGAAGAACAATCTTTCGCTTCATGACAAGATTGGCTTGGATGCTGGACAGTCAGAATCTGGAAAAGGGAAAACAGTTGAGTTTGAGATTGTCGGCATCTTTTCTGGTAAAAAGCAAGAAAAATTCACAGGCTTGTCTTCTGACTTCAGTGAAAACCAAGTCTTTACAGACTATGAAAGTAGCCAGACTCTTTTAGGAAATAGTGAACCTCAAGTCAGTGCAGCGCGCTTCTATGTAGAAAATCCTAAGGAAATGGACGGACTCATGAAGCAAGTGGAAAGCTTGGCCTTGGAAAATCAAGGTTACCAAGTAGAGAAGGAAAACAAAGCCTTTGAACAGATCAAAGACTCAGTTGCAACCTTCCAAACCTTCCTGACCATCTTCCTTTATGGGATGTTGATAGCTGGAGCTGGAGCCTTAATTTTGGTCTTGTCTCTCTGGTTGAGAGAAAGAGTCTACGAAGTGGGAATTTTACTCGCACTTGGAAAAGGCAAGAGCTCAATCTTCCTACAATTCTGTTTAGAGGTAGTTTTGGTATCCCTCGGAGCTTTGCTTCCATCCTTTATTGCTGGAAATGCCATTACCTCCTATCTGCTACAAACTGTACTAGCCAGTGGAGATCAGACAACCTTGCAGGACACGCTGGCCAAAGCAAGTGGTCTATCAACCAGTCTCCTATCCTTTGCAGAATCCTATGTCTTTCTGCTCCTGATTAGTTGCTTGTCTGTAGCCCTTTGTTTCGTATTCTTATTTAGAAAATCACCTAAGGAAATTTTATCATCTATTAGTTAA
- a CDS encoding cysteine hydrolase family protein, with amino-acid sequence MAKALISIDYTEDFVADQGKLTAGAPAQAISEAIAQVTRLAFDRGDYVFFTIDAHEEGDDFHPESKLFPPHNIIGTSGRNLYGKLADFYQAHASDSRVFWMDKRHYSAFSGTDLDIRLRERRVDTVILIGVLTDICVLHTAIDAYNLGYQIEVVKPAVASIWPENHQFALGHFKNTLGAKLLDENLDEIKE; translated from the coding sequence ATGGCAAAGGCTTTAATCTCGATTGACTATACAGAGGATTTTGTAGCAGATCAGGGAAAATTGACAGCAGGTGCTCCTGCTCAAGCTATTTCTGAGGCGATTGCTCAGGTGACTAGACTGGCTTTTGATCGTGGAGACTATGTTTTCTTCACCATTGATGCTCATGAGGAAGGGGATGATTTTCATCCTGAGAGTAAACTTTTCCCACCTCACAACATCATTGGAACTAGTGGTCGCAACTTGTATGGAAAACTAGCGGATTTTTACCAAGCCCATGCTTCTGATAGTCGTGTCTTTTGGATGGACAAGCGTCACTATTCAGCATTTTCAGGAACGGATTTAGATATTCGCTTGCGAGAACGTCGAGTTGATACAGTCATCTTAATTGGTGTTTTGACAGATATTTGTGTTCTCCATACGGCTATTGATGCTTATAATCTAGGTTATCAAATCGAGGTTGTCAAGCCTGCGGTTGCCTCCATCTGGCCAGAAAATCATCAGTTTGCTCTTGGACATTTTAAGAATACTCTGGGAGCCAAATTACTGGATGAAAATCTTGATGAAATTAAAGAATGA
- the vex2 gene encoding ABC transporter ATP-binding subunit Vex2, whose amino-acid sequence MTLLQLQDVTYRYKNTAEAVLYQIKYNFEPGKFYSIIGESGAGKSTLLSLLAGLDSPVEGSILFQGEDIRNKGYSYHRMHHISLVFQNYNLIDYLSPLENIRLVNKKATKDTLLELGLDESQIKRNVLQLSGGQQQRVAIARSLVSEAPVILADEPTGNLDPKTAGDIIELLKSLAEKTGKCVIVVTHSKEVAQASDITLELKDKKLTETRNTTK is encoded by the coding sequence ATGACTTTATTACAATTGCAAGATGTTACCTACCGTTATAAGAACACTGCTGAAGCAGTTTTATATCAGATCAAGTATAATTTTGAACCCGGAAAATTTTATAGTATCATTGGTGAGTCAGGAGCAGGAAAATCCACTCTCTTGTCCCTGCTTGCTGGTCTAGATAGTCCTGTCGAGGGTTCTATCCTTTTCCAAGGAGAGGACATTCGGAATAAGGGATATTCTTACCATCGCATGCACCATATTTCTCTGGTCTTTCAAAATTATAATTTGATTGATTATCTTTCTCCACTGGAAAATATCCGCTTGGTCAACAAAAAGGCGACTAAGGATACCCTTCTTGAGCTTGGTTTGGATGAAAGTCAGATCAAGCGGAATGTTCTCCAGTTATCAGGTGGGCAACAACAACGTGTTGCCATCGCTCGCAGTTTGGTATCAGAAGCTCCAGTTATTCTAGCTGATGAGCCAACAGGAAATCTGGACCCTAAAACTGCTGGAGATATTATCGAACTGCTCAAATCACTTGCCGAGAAAACAGGTAAATGTGTAATTGTCGTTACGCATAGTAAAGAAGTGGCGCAAGCGTCAGATATTACACTTGAGTTGAAGGACAAGAAACTGACTGAAACTCGCAATACTACTAAATAA
- a CDS encoding FAD-containing oxidoreductase → MLTYDLIVIGFGKAGKTLAGKLASAGKKVALIERSKAMYGGTCINIGCIPTKTLLVAAEKDLSFEEVIATKNTITSRLNGKNYATIAGTGVDIFDAEAHFLSNKVIEIQAGDEKQELTAETIVINTGTVSNVLPIPGLATSKNVFDSTGIQNLDKLPEKFGILGGGNIGLEFAGLYNKLGSKVTVLDALDTFLPRAEPSIAALAKQYMEEDGIELLQNIRTTEIKNDGEQVLVVTENETYRFDALLYATGRKPNVEPLQLENTDIELTERGAIKVDKHCQTNVPGVFAVGDVNGGPQFTYISLDDFRVVYSYLAGDGSYTLEDRLNVPNTMFITPALSQVGLTESQAADLKLPYAVKEIPVAAMPRGHVNGDLRGAFKAVVNTETKEILGATIFSEGSQEIINIITVAMDNKIPYTYFTKQIFTHPTLAENLNDLFAI, encoded by the coding sequence ATGTTAACTTATGATTTAATCGTTATCGGGTTTGGTAAGGCAGGGAAAACACTGGCTGGGAAACTGGCTTCAGCTGGTAAAAAAGTGGCTCTTATCGAACGTAGCAAGGCCATGTATGGCGGAACATGTATCAACATCGGATGTATCCCAACTAAGACCTTGTTAGTTGCTGCTGAGAAGGATTTGTCTTTTGAAGAAGTCATTGCTACCAAAAATACCATCACTAGTCGCCTCAACGGTAAAAACTACGCTACTATTGCGGGAACAGGTGTGGATATCTTTGATGCAGAAGCACACTTCCTTTCAAATAAGGTGATCGAGATCCAAGCAGGTGACGAAAAACAAGAACTGACTGCTGAAACAATCGTCATCAATACTGGCACTGTTTCAAACGTCTTACCTATTCCTGGACTTGCTACAAGTAAAAATGTCTTTGACTCAACAGGTATCCAAAACTTGGACAAATTACCAGAAAAATTTGGAATTCTTGGTGGTGGAAACATCGGTCTTGAATTCGCAGGACTCTACAACAAACTTGGTAGCAAAGTCACAGTCCTAGATGCCTTGGATACATTCCTTCCTCGTGCAGAACCTTCCATCGCAGCTCTTGCTAAACAATACATGGAAGAAGACGGCATTGAATTGCTTCAAAACATCCGTACTACTGAAATCAAAAACGACGGTGAGCAAGTCCTCGTCGTAACTGAAAACGAAACCTACCGTTTTGATGCCCTTCTCTACGCAACTGGACGTAAACCGAATGTAGAACCACTTCAACTTGAAAATACAGATATTGAACTAACTGAGCGTGGTGCTATCAAGGTCGACAAACACTGCCAAACAAACGTTCCTGGTGTCTTTGCAGTTGGAGACGTCAACGGTGGACCTCAATTTACCTACATTTCACTTGATGACTTCCGTGTTGTCTACAGCTACCTTGCTGGAGATGGTAGCTACACACTTGAAGACCGGCTCAATGTACCAAACACCATGTTCATCACACCAGCTCTTTCTCAAGTTGGCTTGACGGAAAGTCAAGCAGCTGATTTGAAACTTCCATACGCTGTTAAAGAAATTCCTGTTGCAGCTATGCCTCGTGGTCACGTAAATGGAGACCTTCGCGGAGCCTTCAAAGCTGTTGTCAATACTGAAACCAAAGAAATTCTCGGTGCAACTATCTTCTCAGAAGGTTCTCAAGAAATCATCAACATCATCACTGTTGCTATGGACAACAAGATTCCTTACACTTACTTCACAAAACAAATCTTCACTCACCCAACCTTGGCTGAGAACTTGAATGACTTGTTTGCGATTTAA
- the codY gene encoding GTP-sensing pleiotropic transcriptional regulator CodY, whose product MAHLLEKTRKITSILKRSEEQMQDELPYNAITRQLADIIDCNACIVNSNGRLLGYFMRYKTNTDRVEQFFQTKTFPDDYVQGANMIYDTEANLPIEHDLTIFPVESRADFPDGLTTIAPIHVSGIRLGSLIIWRNDKKFEDEDLILVEIASTVVGIQLLNFQREEDEKNIRRRTAVTMAVNTLSYSELRAVSAILSELNGNEGQLTASVIADRIGITRSVIVNALRKLESAGIIESRSLGMKGTYLKVLISDIFEEVKKRDY is encoded by the coding sequence ATGGCACATTTATTAGAAAAAACAAGAAAAATTACATCAATTTTAAAACGCTCAGAAGAGCAAATGCAGGATGAACTTCCATACAATGCCATTACACGTCAACTAGCAGACATTATTGATTGCAATGCCTGCATTGTCAATAGCAATGGCCGTCTTTTGGGCTACTTTATGCGCTATAAAACCAATACAGACCGTGTAGAGCAGTTTTTCCAAACCAAGACGTTCCCAGATGACTATGTACAAGGGGCAAACATGATCTACGATACGGAGGCCAATCTTCCTATTGAACATGATTTGACCATTTTCCCTGTAGAGAGTCGTGCGGATTTTCCAGATGGTTTGACAACCATTGCTCCCATTCATGTATCAGGGATTCGCCTAGGTTCATTGATTATTTGGCGTAATGATAAGAAATTTGAAGATGAGGATTTGATACTTGTTGAGATTGCAAGCACTGTTGTGGGGATTCAACTCTTGAACTTCCAACGTGAAGAAGATGAGAAAAATATCCGTCGCCGTACTGCTGTAACTATGGCAGTCAATACCCTCTCCTACTCAGAACTTCGTGCTGTTTCAGCTATTTTATCTGAGCTAAATGGAAATGAAGGACAATTGACTGCATCTGTCATTGCAGATCGTATCGGTATTACGCGCTCAGTGATCGTCAATGCTCTCCGTAAGCTAGAGTCGGCAGGAATTATTGAAAGCCGTTCACTAGGAATGAAGGGAACCTATCTCAAAGTATTGATTTCAGATATCTTTGAGGAAGTGAAAAAGAGGGACTACTAA
- the gatD gene encoding lipid II isoglutaminyl synthase subunit GatD, which translates to MVYTSLSSKAGNYPYQLNIAHLYGNLMNTYGDNGNILMLKYVAEKLGAHVTVDIVSLHDDFDENHYDITFFGGGQDFEQSIIAGDLPAKKESIDNYIQKDGVVLAICGGFQLLGQYYVEASGKRIEGLGVMGHYTLNQTNNRFIGDIKIHNDEFDETYYGFENHQGRTFLSDDQKPLGLVVYGNGNNEEKVGEGVHYKNVFGSYFHGPILSRNANLAYRLVTTTLKKKYGQDIQLPAYEDILSQEIAEEYSDVKSKADFT; encoded by the coding sequence ATGGTTTATACTTCACTTTCCTCAAAAGCTGGCAACTACCCTTATCAGCTCAACATCGCCCACCTCTATGGAAACCTCATGAATACCTATGGGGACAATGGAAACATCCTTATGCTCAAGTATGTAGCTGAAAAGCTAGGGGCTCATGTGACGGTTGACATCGTTTCTCTCCATGATGACTTTGACGAAAATCACTACGATATCACCTTTTTCGGTGGGGGTCAAGACTTTGAACAAAGTATTATCGCGGGAGACCTACCTGCTAAAAAAGAGAGCATTGACAACTACATCCAAAAGGACGGTGTGGTTCTAGCCATCTGCGGTGGTTTCCAATTATTAGGGCAATATTATGTTGAAGCTTCAGGAAAACGCATCGAAGGGTTAGGAGTCATGGGCCACTACACACTCAACCAGACCAATAACCGCTTTATCGGTGATATCAAGATTCACAATGACGAATTCGATGAAACCTACTATGGATTTGAAAACCACCAAGGCCGTACCTTCCTCTCAGATGACCAAAAACCACTGGGACTGGTTGTCTATGGAAATGGAAACAACGAAGAAAAAGTCGGTGAAGGGGTTCATTATAAGAATGTCTTTGGTTCCTACTTCCACGGGCCTATCCTCTCTCGTAATGCCAATCTGGCTTATCGCCTAGTCACTACTACTCTCAAGAAAAAATACGGTCAGGACATCCAACTCCCTGCCTATGAGGACATTCTCAGCCAAGAAATCGCTGAAGAATACAGCGACGTCAAAAGCAAGGCTGACTTTACCTAA